A window of Chryseobacterium shandongense genomic DNA:
CCTTTTTCTACGTTAGGGTCTGAAGCCAATACTGCGGAAGGTAAGGTATTGAATGCTTTCACAAGTGAGGCCCCGGGAAATAGGTTTGCGTTGACCCTGCTGGATGTTTTTCCACCAAGATCCTTAGGTTTAAATTCCGGAAAGACAATAGCATTGCTCGCATCTATAACGGTACGTTCTTTCCAATCGATATCTTTTACAGCTTCAGGTATCTGGTCAAAATGAACGGCTATCAGTACAAGGTCCGTCTGCGCAGCTTCGGTTGGAGTTCCTGCCTTTACTCTTTCTCCTAAAGAGGAAGCCAGATCAGCCAATTCGGCAGGCTTTTTCCTGCTGCTGATCGTTACTTGATAACCTGCTCTTGATGCGTGCCTTGCAACAGCTTGCGCGATGTGTCCCGCTCCCACTATTCCAAGAGTACCAAGAGTGTCTTGGGGATTCACGCTTTCTAAAATTCTATTTTCCATTTTAAATTTTTAATGATTAAGTAATATGATCTTTTTAAAAACGATATAATTTACCATGGAAACGATCCTTCCGGTGCAGAGAACAATACTGAAGGGTCATTCTCACCAAGAGCTGCACGTACAATATTGCGGGAAGCCTCTTCGACGGTTTCCGTTCCCTGAAAATTATTCATAGCAGTCGCTGCAAAACCCGGACTTGCCGCCTCCACACGGATATTGCTAGATTCCAACTCGATGGATAAGGCCAGGGTGATAGCGTTGACGGCTGTTTTACCTGCACCGTAAACAACATTGAAGCCTCCACGGTACGGATATTCCGGATCTGCGTTAAGATTCAAAGATGCCATACCACTGGACAGATTAACGATGCGGGCAGAAGGAGCTTTGTGAAGCAATGGCAGAAAGGCCTGGGTAACAGCCAGTAGTCCGAAAACGTTTGTTTCCCATACCGCTCGCATCTCGTCAATATCTGCTACACTGGCTTTGCCAGACGCCAGTATTTCTTCCAATGACCTTTCTGATGAACCTGCATGAGAGACTCCTGCGTTATTGACCAATACGTCAAGTCTGCCAAATTCTGTATTTACCTGATTGGCTGCCTTCAAAATGGATTCCTTATTAGTTACATCAATGGCGATCGGATACGCATTTTCACCTATTTCCGAGACAGCTTCTATTGCGTTTTCTAGTTTGCGAGATCCGACCAGTACAATGAAACCATGGCCTGCCAACTCTTTTGCTACCTGTTGGCCAATACCTCGGTTAGCTCCTGTGATCAACGCTACTTTTTTTTCTGTTTTTTGCACTGAATTCGTGCTTTCTGAATTTGACATTGTCTTAAAATTTAAATGTTAATATTATTTATAATTGAATGATTGTTCAAGAATGGGGTAAAAAAAATTTATCTTGTTATCATATCCAAAAGATCATCAATGATTTTGGCAATGCGGTTTTTATCCTTATAAAGAATGAAATTCTGCCCTAAGCCGGGCAAAGTGGCTACGATGAGTTGAGCTAATGAGAAAGTATCCTGCTTCTCATTGATAACCTCAGCTTTTTGTGCATTGATAACCATTTGTTCGAAGATCTCGAACAGTTTATCCATGCTGTTCTTCAATATCTGATGTGTCTCATCATCTGTCGCCGCGAGTTCGAAAGAGGTTTTAACTGAAAGGCAGGAGTCCTGGCTTAATACGGAATTGGTAGCAACCTCCATATAAAATTCACGGAGTAATTCCAGCGGATTTTTCTGTGTTTCCTTTTGCTTCAGGTCGTATGCATAAATGGGATTCAGATAATCCTTGAGACAAGCCAAAAATAAGTCATGCTTGTTTCCAAAGGTATTATAGAGACTCCCTGGATTTAGACCAGTAGCTTCTACCAAATCTTTCATCGAAGTGGCATGATAACCCTTTTTCCAAAATACCTGCAGTGCTTTGGAAATGATTGTTTGCTCGTTAAATTCTATTACTCTCGGCATGATGATACAAAGATACAAATTATTTTTGAACGCACATTCAAAAATAATTT
This region includes:
- a CDS encoding NADPH-dependent F420 reductase — protein: MENRILESVNPQDTLGTLGIVGAGHIAQAVARHASRAGYQVTISSRKKPAELADLASSLGERVKAGTPTEAAQTDLVLIAVHFDQIPEAVKDIDWKERTVIDASNAIVFPEFKPKDLGGKTSSRVNANLFPGASLVKAFNTLPSAVLASDPNVEKGKRVIFVSGDDARSKKKVLTFAKDLGFYPIDLGGLDEGGRLQEFGGALITHNLIKLK
- a CDS encoding SDR family NAD(P)-dependent oxidoreductase, encoding MSNSESTNSVQKTEKKVALITGANRGIGQQVAKELAGHGFIVLVGSRKLENAIEAVSEIGENAYPIAIDVTNKESILKAANQVNTEFGRLDVLVNNAGVSHAGSSERSLEEILASGKASVADIDEMRAVWETNVFGLLAVTQAFLPLLHKAPSARIVNLSSGMASLNLNADPEYPYRGGFNVVYGAGKTAVNAITLALSIELESSNIRVEAASPGFAATAMNNFQGTETVEEASRNIVRAALGENDPSVLFSAPEGSFPW
- a CDS encoding TetR/AcrR family transcriptional regulator → MPRVIEFNEQTIISKALQVFWKKGYHATSMKDLVEATGLNPGSLYNTFGNKHDLFLACLKDYLNPIYAYDLKQKETQKNPLELLREFYMEVATNSVLSQDSCLSVKTSFELAATDDETHQILKNSMDKLFEIFEQMVINAQKAEVINEKQDTFSLAQLIVATLPGLGQNFILYKDKNRIAKIIDDLLDMITR